The genomic region TCAGAGAGGTCATCGGTACGATAAAGGCAAAGCTCGACCCCATGTAGGCCGGCACCTTGCCGCGGGTAATTAGCAGATGCAGCAGGGTTCCGATTCCAGATGAAAACAGGGCAACGCCCGGATTCAAGCCAACTAAAAGGGGCACTAAAATCGTGGCCCCAAACATCGAAAAAAGGTGCTGGAAGGAGAGGCCTAACCAGGTCCAAAAGGGTGGCCGCTGGTAGAGATCATAAACAGGTTTAACGCGTTGGTTATCAGACATGGTTACCTCAAATTAAGATGGCAGCAAAAAACCCGCCGAACAGCCGAGTGTGGCAGGTTTAGTGAATTTACTTACTCAAAGTCTTCTTGCTAGCGATTGACAGGTCAGGGTTAAGATCGTAAACGATTGGCTGACCGTTAGCGATTTCAACGTTTAAGATGTCATCGTCAGAGATGTTTTCCAGGTGCTTAACCAGGGCACGCAAAGAGTTACCGTGAGCACCGATAACCACGTTCTTACCAGCACGCAGGTCTTTTGAAATGTGCTCTTCCCAGAAAGGCAAAACGCGTTCCAGGGTAATCTTCAGGTTTTCACCCAAAGGCAGGTTGCCGTAGTCAACATCAGCGTAACGACGGTCAAAGGCAGGGTAGTTCTTGTCTTGAACCGTAACTTCAGGCTGGTAGCTGTCTAGCAATGGAGGCAAAACGTCGTAAGAACGGCGCCAGATGTGAACCTGCTCGTCGCCCCACTTTTCCGCTGCAGCGGCCTTGTTTTGTCCCTGCAAAGCACCGTAGTGACGCTCGTTTAGGCGCCATGACTTGGCTTCAGGTACGTACAGCTGACCAGCTTCTTCCAAGGCCAGGTGCAAGGTGGTGATGGCCCGGGTCAAAACAGAAGTATAGGCCTGGTCGAATTCCAAACCTTCTTCAGCGATTAATTGACCGGCTTCCTTGGCCTGTTGAATCCCCTTATCTGACAACTTGGTGTCAATCCAACCATTGAAAAGGTTGAGGGCATTCCATTCACTCTGTCCGTGGCGAATCAATACTAACTTTGCCATGTATGGTAGCACTCCTTAGTTCATTTCTTTACTTAGTTTACACAGGTATTATACCGCAACGGCGGTTGATATTGAAATTTAAGGCACAAAAAAAGGACCGTCGGTCCTCTCTTTGCGTCTTAGTTCTTAACGATGTTTGCAGCTTGCAAACCACGGTCAGAGTTTTCAACGTCAAACGTAACTTCCTGGCCATCTTCCAAGGTCTTGAAACCGTCACCCTGGATAGCTGAGAAGTGAGCGAAGACATCTTCACCGTTTTCACGAGTGATGAAGCCGTAGCCCTTTTCGCCGTTGAACCACTTTACTGTACCTTTTTCCATGAAATGTCTCTCCTTCGGTGTATCATATCACCAGTATAAATGCTGTAATTAAAAATATTTGGTATGACGCCTTCCGAAAAAAACAAATCAAAATCAAAAACTTAAATTACTTACTAAAGTCTAACACAAATTTCACAAAGTCACAATGAAGTTGAAAAATTCGGTTAAATCCCTAAGATGCTTTTAATATTATCGACCTGGTCGCGGGCCGCTTCATCAGGATCACTCTGCGCAGTGGCTTGGAATTCCTGCTGTTGCTCAGCAAAGGCCTGCTTTTCCTCGTCGGTCTTAGGGGTCAACTTCGCCTGCAAGGTCTTAGCTTGCTGCGTACTCAAGACAATCCAAGTATCTGGAATCTCATAAACGACCCGTTGCGACTTGGTTTCATAGTTGTTGTCAGCGATGCCAAACAAGAACTTGTAGAAACTGTTCTTATAAACATAGCTGGTCTTGGTGTCCTTGCGGTAGGCCTTGTCACCGTCGATCGTCTTCTGACTGGAAGTCATGTTCAAGTCAGGCGTAACCGCCTTAGGCTTGTTACTGGTGGTTTGGTCCCGGTAGATATAAATCTTTTCCTGACCATCAGTCCCTAGGTTTTGGTAAAGCAAAACCCCGTAACCCTGGCTGTTGGTAGCCGAATAAATCTGACGGGTCGTCGTGGTTGTGACGGTCTTCATGCCGAAGTGATCATGCATGTTAGCGGTAATCAGGGCGACCGAAGCCACCATGCCGAGCAGACCAATTAGGGTCCCCAGCACCCGCCAAACCATGGGCTTGATCATCATCAGGGCGAGAAAGGCAAGAATGGTAAAGATTACTAAAATTACGATAATCATGCGGCATCCTCCCTTACATCACCACCCTCAGTCTTACCCTTGTGAAGCAAGAAACTCAGCAGGAAGGCTAAGAGTGCAAAACCAGCGGCCAGCAAGAAGGAGGCGTGGAAGCCATCCAAGCTGGCGTTCAAATACTTGTTGGCATAAAGCAGTGGGTCCTGCGTCTTTAAGGCCGCACCTGGCGTGTTGTCATTAATAACCGACTGCATGACGGAAGACAAGACCGCCGTACCAATTGCAGCTGCAACCTGACGGATAGTGTTGTTGACCGCCGTACCTTGGGCAACCCGAGGCTTTGGCAGGACACCCATGGCTGCAGAAGTCAAAGGCATCATGGTCAAAGCAACTCCGGCCATCCGCAGGGCGTACAGGGTAGTGATAAAGATACTTGGGGCATTCTCCGTTAGGAAGAAGAATGGTAGCGTACCAACAAAGACTAAGGCAAAGCCAAAGATTGACAGACGCCGGGCCCCGTACTTGTCGTAGAAACTACCAGCGATTGGTGATAGCAATCCCATCATCAAAGCACCAGGCAGTAGGACAATTCCGGAATCAAAGGCTGACAAGTGACGAACGGACTGCAGGTAAATTGGCAGCACCAGCTCGACGCCAATCATGGCAATGAAAGTCAGTGAGACCAGGATACTGCTGACGGCGAACTGCCAGTTCATGAAGACCGTTACGTCCAAGAAGGGGTTCTTCATCTGCAGTTGGTGCCAAACGAATTCGACAACGACCAGCAAACCAATCAACATTGGGGCGATAACCCAGCTAAAGCTACCCCAACCGTGGTCAGAAACCATGGCTGATCCAAAGAGGATCAAACCGAAACCAACCGTCGATTCGATCAGGGAACGCACGTCTAGGCGGTCAGGCCGGGTAGGCAGCACGTTTTTGAAGTAGAAGAGGGACAAAATCCAAACGATGATGGTCGTAGGCAGGACCAGCAAAAAGATTGAACGCCAGTCTCCACTAATCGTAAAGCCAAGGAACTTAACGTGGTTGTCTAAGACCCAGCCCGAAAGGGTTGGACCAATGGCAGGGGCCAGACCAATTACCAGGCCGACCATCCCCAGAGCCTTACCACGCGAACGCTCATCAAAGAGGGCTAGGGCAGTAACCTGCATCAGGGGCATAACAATTCCAGCGGCCATGGCCTGTAGGGCTCGGGCCACCATCAAAAGCCAGAAGGCCCCGGTTGGGGTCGCTAGGGCTAGGATTGTACCGACCAGATAAATGGTCAGGGCAGTCATGTATAAAATTTTCGTGGGGATACGGGTAATCAGGAAGGCTGAAACTGGCACCATGATACCGTTAACCATCAAGAAGATGGTTGACAGCCATTGCACACCAGCCGCATCCACGTTAAAGGCGGTCATCAGGGTAGGCAGGGCAGTCCCCAAAGAGGTCTGCATCAAAATCACCCCGAAGGAACCGACAATTAAGAGGGCCATCATCACCAGTCGATTGACTGGCTGGCCATTCAAGTCACGTGGTTCATCAGACATGAACAGGGTTCTCCGTTTCTAATTTTTTGATTATTGCAATAAAACTTTAAAAGTTACAACGAGACATTCTCACACTAATCCTAGGCTTTGTCAACTTGGGGCGCGACCGCGGTAATCTGGTGCCAGTGGTCCAAGTGGACCACCAAATCAGCTCGAACTGCCGATGGATGAATGTAGCGGTCCAGGTTAACCTGGTTAGTCCGGTCCCAAACCGCCAGGGCCTGGTTGGCAAAGTCGTCAATCGGCCAGTGGTGGTACTGGTAGCGCCAGCTATCCGGGTGGTTACGGGCCGCAAAGGTTGCCATCAAGTTGCGGGCCAGGTACCAATCCTTAATATCGGCTAAGTCCGCATCAATATAGATGGCCAAATCCAGGGCCGCCTTGGGTAGCTGTAGGGCCACCACCCCTTCGATAATTAAAATCTGGGGCCGGTCAATTACCTGGTCTTGGTCGGGCACAATGTCGGCTAGGACCTGTTGATAAATTGGCAAAGTGGCCCGCTTTTTCCCAGCACGAAAGGCTTGAACCAGGTCGGCTAACTGGTCGAGGTGGTAGGTCTGGGGAAAACCCTTTTGGTCAAAAAGACCTGCACTTTGCAGGTCAGCATTTGACATTAAAAAATGATCGGTTGAAATCACCTGGCTGTTCACGCCGGCGGTTGTTAGCCGACTAGCCAGGGTTTCAGCCAAGGTGCTTTTCCCGACTGAAACCGAACCAGCCAGACCAACCGTCATGAACTCACCCTGGTACTGCTTTAAAATTGTCGCAATTAATTCATCCATCAACTATACTCGCCGACTTTCATAAAGGTCACTGGGTACCCCTTCGACCAGGGCCGAAGGCTGGCCGGACCCAATCAGGGTCAGGCGGTGCATGGCCCGGGAAGCCACGGTGTAAAGCAGGCGCCGTTGGTTATCGTCCTGGTAGCGACTCGCATCCGCCTGCCAGATAATAACCGCGTCAAATTCCAGTCCCTTAGCTAGGTAAGACGGGATAATCATGACACCCGGTGCCAGGCGCTGGTTTTCCGACTGAATCAGGGTAATCTTGTCATCACCCAACTGCTTGGCCAGTTCCTTGGCATCCGCCAGGGACTTGGTGATAATAGCCGTTGATTCGTGATCAGCCCGGTTTTGCTGCAGTTGGTCCCTGACCGCTTGCAAGGCACCCACTTCATCGGATGCCAATTTCACAACCGGCTTTTCACCGGCCCGGTCAAAGGCGGTGATATCACGACCGTTTTGCAGCAGTTCCTTGGTAAAGTCGGTAATCTGCTGGGTCGAACGATAGGTTTGATTGAGCTCGACCAAGTCAACCTTATCCGGGTCGAAGAGGCTGGCCAAATCACCGGCCAGGTCGTTGGCGTGTTCCTGGGTAAAGATGGCCTGGTTTAGGTCCCCCAAGACAGTGAACTTGGCCAAGGGGAAGCTAAACTTCAAGAAGGCCAACTGGAAAGGCGTGTAGTCCTGGACTTCATCAATAAAGAGAAAGCGGATATCGCGTTGACCGTGCTTACCGGTAATCAGGTCGTATAAATATAGGTAGATACTGGTAGCAGCCAGCGACATCCGGTGATGCTTTAAGTCGTCCACCACACTATCGACGTAGTCAGTCCACTGTTGTTCGCTAATGCCCGCTTTTTGCAGATCCAAAAACCTAGGCAGGTGACGGAGAAAGTCAACGAACTGAGCGTTAATGTTTAAGAAACTAGCCCGGTGAATTTTACGGGCAATCGGCTTTAAGGCCTTAATCACAATCTGCTTGGCTAAGAACTGGCGCTCGGCCTTTTCACTACTGAACTCCCGTTCCTGACTAGGGGCACCCAGCTGGGCAGCCCGGGTCATGGCGGCGGCATCACCCTCCTGGTCATCACCGAGGCGGTTCTTACCAGCACCAACTAAATCGTCGTACTCCTGCTTGGACAGGTTTTCGATGGCCAGTTCGACCCAATCCTGCCGGGTCTGGGCCCCGAGTTGTCCTCGGAGTGAACGCATCAGGGCTTCCTGGGTCGCTTCCAGGCGCTGGGAAAGGCGGTAGTTTTCATTATATTGGTAGTAAATTTCCTTAATCTTGTCCTTACTGATTAAGGGCTCATCGTGGAACATCAGGTTCCGGACCTTGAGACCGCGTTTGTTCAGACCGTTGGCATAGCGACCAACTGCATTAAACATGTCCAGGCTGCCGAGGAGCTGATTAAGGGGACCGTTCTGGTTTTCGTGTTCAAATCGTTCGGACAGGTTTTCAACGGCAATCTTGGGCAGACGCCGGGAAGCGTACTGGAAAAAGGTCATTTGGACCATGTTTTGCTCACCGAGCTCAGGTAGGACCTGATCGACATAGTCGTTGAAGAGCTGGTTGGGACTAAACATGACCACTTGGCCGCTACTGAGCTTACCGCGGTAGCGGTAGAGCAGGTAGGCCACCCGTTGCAAAATGGCCGCCGTCTTCCCGGATCCGGCCGCTCCTTGAACAAAGAGCAGGTCGGCGTCGGTATTACGGATAATCTTATTTTGTTCGCGCTGGATGGTCGTTACAATCGACTTCATCTTAGTCGAAGACTCACCGGACAAGGCGTTTAAGAGCATAGCATCGCCAATGGCTTCTTCAGTATCAAAGATAGTCACCACGACCCCGTCTTCGATTTCAAACTGACGCTTCAAACTCACGTCGGCCTTCTGCGGCCCGTCGGGGGTTTGGTATTCGACCGTGCCAATACCGCCATCGTAATAGATAGAAGCAACCGGCGTCCGCCAGTCGTAGACCAGGAAATTATTTTTGGTATCACTAAAGGAGGCCAGCCCGATATAAATCGTCTCGGCTTCCTTACCCTCACCGTTGTTTTCGGCAAAATCAATCCGGGCAAAGTAGGGCTTATCAACCTGCTTTAACAGGGTTTGATAACGCTCCTCAGCCCGGGTCTTGGAATTCTCACGCTCAGCTAAAAGTTGCTGTTGTTGGCGGACCGACATGGCCGTTTCCACAATCCCTGAAAAGGTACTGGTGTTTAGCCGGACATCGTCCCAACCCTGGGCGGCATCATCCAAGTTCTGGTTGGAAGCCGCCACCTCCGCCTTGGTCTCGTCCAAGGCGGACTTAATCTTACCAAGGGTATGATCTAAATAGTGTTGTTCTTGGTTTTGAATCGAATGGTCCAAAATAAAATTCCCCTATTTTGCAAAAAATACATTGCCGCCATTATACGCTTACCATCTCAAAAGATAAAGCATCCGGCATAGTCAGTTGTTGCAGCCGGTTTAAGGCAACAAAAAAAGCACCTTACGGTGCTTTTAATTGTTTACTTGTTAGTTAGTGACTCGATACCAGGGAGGGGCTTACCTTCCAAGTATTCAAGAGAAGCGCCACCACCAGTTGAAATGTGGGACAACTTGTCAGCCACGCCCAACTTCTGGACAGCAGCAGTAGAATCACCACCACCAACGATGGTTGTACCACCGTTCTCGGTTACCTTAACCAGGTCTTCACCAATGGCCAGGGTTCCCTTAGAAAACTTAGGTAATTCGAAGACGCCCATTGGGCCGTTCCATACCACCGTCTTGGCCGTGGCCAAAACGTCCTGGAACAACTTGATACTCTTAGGTCCGATATCCAGACCCATGTAGCCGTCGGGGATACCAGCGGCAGCGTCAACCACTTCCGTCTTGGCATCGTTAGAGAAGGCGTCGGCCGCCACTGAATCGATTGGCAAAACCAGCTTGTCGCCAGCTTCATCCATCAATTCCTTGGCCAGGTCAACCTTGTCGGCTTCAAAGAGTGACTTTCCAATCTTGTTACCCTTGGCAGCATCGAAGGTGTAAGCCATTCCACCACCGATGATGACCTTGTCGGCCTTGTTCAGCAGGGACTTAACCACATCAATCTTGTCAGAAACCTTGGCACCACCAATGATGGCGACGAAAGGACGAACTGGATTATCAACGGCATCACCCAGGAACTTGATTTCCTTTTCCATCAAGAAGCCAGCTGCGGCCTGATCAACGTTAGAAGCAATCCCAACGTTAGAGGCGTGGGCCCGGTGGGCCGTTCCAAAGGCATCGTTGATGAAGAGGTCATCACCCAGTGAAGCCCAGTACTTACCCAATTCTGGGTCGTTACCAGATTCCAACTTCACGTACTCGCCGTTAATCACATCTTCAAAACGAGTGTTCTCAACCATCAAAACTTGACCGTCTTTGAGGCCGTTAACCGCTGCTTCAAGTTCAGCACCACGGGTGTGGGGCACAAAGAGGACGTCTTGACCAAGCAGTTCTGACAGGCGCTTAGCAACTGGTGCCAGTGACAGACCCTTCTTATCTTCTTCGGTCTTAATCCGACCCAAGTGAGAGAACAGGATTGCCCGACCGTTGTGCTCCAAAACGTACTTAATCGTTGGCAGGGCAGCCACGATTCGGTTGTCGTTACCGATTACGCCATCCTGGATAGGGACGTTGAAGTCAACCCGCATTGGGACTTTCTTACCGGCAAGCTCCAAGTCAGTGACAGTTAATTTAGCCATGAATAGCCTCCATTACTTTATTCTTTACAGTGCCAATTATAAAGCAAAATCAGGGCTTTGTCTGCCCTTTGAGAAAATTCGAACAAAAAGCTGGCACGAATAAACATAGTGTCGTTTATTCCTTAAAAGGAACTTGAATTGTAAAAAAAAGATCGACCGGAATCCCGTATTCTGCTACGAGGAGGCGGACTTCGGACAGTCGAAAATCAGCTCCGGTACCATTTATCTTCTTATTAATATAGTTACTAGTAGTGCCCAAGGTCTTGGCCAAATCGATTTGTGAAATCTGGCGGTCGCTGAGCCACTGTTTCAGTTCGTAATATGGTGGTCTTACCCGTTTTGACATGGTCGGTCTCTCCCTTGTTCCGATTAAGGAACAAGGTTATTTTACAAGGGGGCCTAGCCTATGTCAACTATTCGTTCCTAATAAGGAATGATTATGCTATAATCATCTTCGTTGGAGGCATCCCAGATGGATTTTGCACACAAACTGCGCGCGGCCCGGCAAGACCGGCACCTTTCCTTGGATGGTCTGTCCCAGGCCCTAAACGACCGCTACGACACCAATATTTCGAAAAGTATGCTGTCCCGCTGGGAGCATGGCACCGACTTACAGATGTCTTATGTTCGAATTCTGGCCGATTATTTTGGCCTGAGTGCAGCTGAGATCTTAGGCGAGGGGGCGTCTAACCAGGCTGATATTAACCGGGTTTATCAGCAACTAGACTCAACTAACCAGGCTAGGGTACTTTCCCTAGCCAAGAGTACCCTGGCCCAGCAAGAAGCTGTCAGTATGCGGCAACTGGGTCCTCAGCAGGTGTTGGTCTATGGTTCGGTTTCAGCTGGGACCGGGGAATACCTTTCGGATGCCAAGCCTGAGGCGGAAACCTACCTGGGCCGGGTGCCCGCCCATGATTATGCCGTTACCGTTAATGGTAATTCGATGGCGCCTCTTTTTACCGATGGTCAGATTATCTTCGTCCGGCAAACCAATCAGGTCCACTCTGGACAGATTGTGATTGCCGACTATGACCACCAGGCCTTCGTTAAGAAGTACATCCACGACCAAAACGGTCGGCGCCTGGTGTCGCTCAACCCGAACTACCCCGACCTCAGCATTGACCGTAACCATGAAATTACGATTATGGGGGCCGTGGTCTTATAAAATATCCCAGGACACAGAAAAAGCAGTCACCGCAGTGACTGCTTTTTTAAGTTGCCCCTGCTGGGATCGAACCAGCGCATGGAGGTACCAAAAACCTCTGCCTTACCACTTGGCGAAGGGGCAATGCTTCATTTTGCCTGAAGCTAGGCAATGGGAGCGGTAGGATTCGAACCTACGAACCCGAAGGAACGGAGTTACAGTCCGTCGCGTTTAGCCAGACTTCGCTACACTCCCATGTCTCAAACAACTTCTCAATCATACCAAGCTTTGGCCTGGTTGACAAGGTTGAAACGGGGCAGCAGCAGTTTAGTCAGCATAACTCACCAAATTTGGACCCGGTCTTTCGGATCCTGCCACATGCCATCGCCGGGTTGAATGCCAAAGGTCTCAAAGAAGAGATCAAAGTTTTTAACCGGCACATTCACCCGTAACTTAGCGGGGGCATGGACGTCAATGGCTGCCAAGAGCTCTAGGAATTGGTCACTGGCCTTTTGACGCCAAATCTTAGCCAGGTTTTCAAAGAAAATCCGGGCATCAAAGTCAGGCTGGCGTTGGGCAGCGGTTAAGGCCGCCGAAATCCCACCCAGGTCGGCCACGTTTTCAGAAACGGTCAGGTGACCATTCACCGTCGCACCAGCACTTGGCAAGCCGTCAAACTGGTCTTCAATCAACTTGGTCTGGGCCTCAAAGTGCTTGAAGTCTTCCGGTTGCCACCACTCCTTTAAGTTACCGTGCTCGTCAAAGCGGGCGCCGTTGGTGTCAAAGGCGTGGGTAATCTCATGGGCAATGACGGTCCCAATGCCGCCATAATTGGCTGAACTAGGCTGGTCCAAACTGTAAAACGGCGCCTGTAGGATGGCAGCCGGGAAAACAATCTGGTTAAAGCTGGGTGAATAGTAGGCGTTCACCAAATCAGCCGGCATCGACCAAACCCGCTCATCGGGCTCTTGGTGCCAGCGCTTAAAGTGCTCGGCCTGGGCTTCCTGGCTGAAGCGGGCGATGTTGGCCAGCACCGAAGCATCCGTGTCAACCTGACGTTCGGTCAGGTAAGGTGGAATATAGTCTGGATAACCAACCTTAATTTTCAAGGCCGCCAACTTAATCTTGGCCTTGGTCAGGGTTTTAGGGCTAAGCCAGTCGTTTTCATCAAAGCGGTCCTGGT from Leuconostocaceae bacterium ESL0723 harbors:
- the gpmA gene encoding 2,3-diphosphoglycerate-dependent phosphoglycerate mutase; this encodes MAKLVLIRHGQSEWNALNLFNGWIDTKLSDKGIQQAKEAGQLIAEEGLEFDQAYTSVLTRAITTLHLALEEAGQLYVPEAKSWRLNERHYGALQGQNKAAAAEKWGDEQVHIWRRSYDVLPPLLDSYQPEVTVQDKNYPAFDRRYADVDYGNLPLGENLKITLERVLPFWEEHISKDLRAGKNVVIGAHGNSLRALVKHLENISDDDILNVEIANGQPIVYDLNPDLSIASKKTLSK
- a CDS encoding cold-shock protein, which produces MEKGTVKWFNGEKGYGFITRENGEDVFAHFSAIQGDGFKTLEDGQEVTFDVENSDRGLQAANIVKN
- a CDS encoding DUF4811 domain-containing protein, with product MIIVILVIFTILAFLALMMIKPMVWRVLGTLIGLLGMVASVALITANMHDHFGMKTVTTTTTRQIYSATNSQGYGVLLYQNLGTDGQEKIYIYRDQTTSNKPKAVTPDLNMTSSQKTIDGDKAYRKDTKTSYVYKNSFYKFLFGIADNNYETKSQRVVYEIPDTWIVLSTQQAKTLQAKLTPKTDEEKQAFAEQQQEFQATAQSDPDEAARDQVDNIKSILGI
- a CDS encoding MDR family MFS transporter yields the protein MSDEPRDLNGQPVNRLVMMALLIVGSFGVILMQTSLGTALPTLMTAFNVDAAGVQWLSTIFLMVNGIMVPVSAFLITRIPTKILYMTALTIYLVGTILALATPTGAFWLLMVARALQAMAAGIVMPLMQVTALALFDERSRGKALGMVGLVIGLAPAIGPTLSGWVLDNHVKFLGFTISGDWRSIFLLVLPTTIIVWILSLFYFKNVLPTRPDRLDVRSLIESTVGFGLILFGSAMVSDHGWGSFSWVIAPMLIGLLVVVEFVWHQLQMKNPFLDVTVFMNWQFAVSSILVSLTFIAMIGVELVLPIYLQSVRHLSAFDSGIVLLPGALMMGLLSPIAGSFYDKYGARRLSIFGFALVFVGTLPFFFLTENAPSIFITTLYALRMAGVALTMMPLTSAAMGVLPKPRVAQGTAVNNTIRQVAAAIGTAVLSSVMQSVINDNTPGAALKTQDPLLYANKYLNASLDGFHASFLLAAGFALLAFLLSFLLHKGKTEGGDVREDAA
- a CDS encoding type I pantothenate kinase, whose translation is MDELIATILKQYQGEFMTVGLAGSVSVGKSTLAETLASRLTTAGVNSQVISTDHFLMSNADLQSAGLFDQKGFPQTYHLDQLADLVQAFRAGKKRATLPIYQQVLADIVPDQDQVIDRPQILIIEGVVALQLPKAALDLAIYIDADLADIKDWYLARNLMATFAARNHPDSWRYQYHHWPIDDFANQALAVWDRTNQVNLDRYIHPSAVRADLVVHLDHWHQITAVAPQVDKA
- a CDS encoding ATP-binding domain-containing protein, which codes for MDHSIQNQEQHYLDHTLGKIKSALDETKAEVAASNQNLDDAAQGWDDVRLNTSTFSGIVETAMSVRQQQQLLAERENSKTRAEERYQTLLKQVDKPYFARIDFAENNGEGKEAETIYIGLASFSDTKNNFLVYDWRTPVASIYYDGGIGTVEYQTPDGPQKADVSLKRQFEIEDGVVVTIFDTEEAIGDAMLLNALSGESSTKMKSIVTTIQREQNKIIRNTDADLLFVQGAAGSGKTAAILQRVAYLLYRYRGKLSSGQVVMFSPNQLFNDYVDQVLPELGEQNMVQMTFFQYASRRLPKIAVENLSERFEHENQNGPLNQLLGSLDMFNAVGRYANGLNKRGLKVRNLMFHDEPLISKDKIKEIYYQYNENYRLSQRLEATQEALMRSLRGQLGAQTRQDWVELAIENLSKQEYDDLVGAGKNRLGDDQEGDAAAMTRAAQLGAPSQEREFSSEKAERQFLAKQIVIKALKPIARKIHRASFLNINAQFVDFLRHLPRFLDLQKAGISEQQWTDYVDSVVDDLKHHRMSLAATSIYLYLYDLITGKHGQRDIRFLFIDEVQDYTPFQLAFLKFSFPLAKFTVLGDLNQAIFTQEHANDLAGDLASLFDPDKVDLVELNQTYRSTQQITDFTKELLQNGRDITAFDRAGEKPVVKLASDEVGALQAVRDQLQQNRADHESTAIITKSLADAKELAKQLGDDKITLIQSENQRLAPGVMIIPSYLAKGLEFDAVIIWQADASRYQDDNQRRLLYTVASRAMHRLTLIGSGQPSALVEGVPSDLYESRRV
- a CDS encoding phosphoglycerate kinase, translated to MAKLTVTDLELAGKKVPMRVDFNVPIQDGVIGNDNRIVAALPTIKYVLEHNGRAILFSHLGRIKTEEDKKGLSLAPVAKRLSELLGQDVLFVPHTRGAELEAAVNGLKDGQVLMVENTRFEDVINGEYVKLESGNDPELGKYWASLGDDLFINDAFGTAHRAHASNVGIASNVDQAAAGFLMEKEIKFLGDAVDNPVRPFVAIIGGAKVSDKIDVVKSLLNKADKVIIGGGMAYTFDAAKGNKIGKSLFEADKVDLAKELMDEAGDKLVLPIDSVAADAFSNDAKTEVVDAAAGIPDGYMGLDIGPKSIKLFQDVLATAKTVVWNGPMGVFELPKFSKGTLAIGEDLVKVTENGGTTIVGGGDSTAAVQKLGVADKLSHISTGGGASLEYLEGKPLPGIESLTNK
- a CDS encoding helix-turn-helix transcriptional regulator; amino-acid sequence: MSKRVRPPYYELKQWLSDRQISQIDLAKTLGTTSNYINKKINGTGADFRLSEVRLLVAEYGIPVDLFFTIQVPFKE
- a CDS encoding XRE family transcriptional regulator, translated to MDFAHKLRAARQDRHLSLDGLSQALNDRYDTNISKSMLSRWEHGTDLQMSYVRILADYFGLSAAEILGEGASNQADINRVYQQLDSTNQARVLSLAKSTLAQQEAVSMRQLGPQQVLVYGSVSAGTGEYLSDAKPEAETYLGRVPAHDYAVTVNGNSMAPLFTDGQIIFVRQTNQVHSGQIVIADYDHQAFVKKYIHDQNGRRLVSLNPNYPDLSIDRNHEITIMGAVVL